The following proteins are co-located in the Methanobacterium sp. genome:
- a CDS encoding Xaa-Pro peptidase family protein — MNKVSSTELEDRMTRFKTQMDISNPEWEIAVVFSKINQYYFTGTMQDGMLLIPRDSEATFWVRRSFERATYESLFSQIKSMKSFRDAAKSVDKLPDTVYLETETVPLALYGRFQKHFPFKDVKPVDTSIAAVRAVKSEYELRLMRKAGEIHQRVLEDIVPEILVEGMSEADLAAELFKVMVDEGYQGITRFGMFDTEMVLGHIGFGESSIYPSYFDGASGNYGMGPAVPLLGSRERKLKKGDLVYIDIGSGVEGYNTDKTTTYMFGSSLPQYAIDIHKKCVDIQNEIAAMLKPGAIPSQIYNHIMNSLNDDFLQNFMGFGNRKVKFLGHGIGLLIDELPVIAERFDSPIQEGMTFAVEPKNGIKDIGMVGIENTFIVTAAGGKSITGNNPGLIPVF, encoded by the coding sequence ATGAATAAAGTATCTTCAACTGAACTGGAAGACCGCATGACACGTTTTAAAACACAGATGGATATATCCAATCCAGAATGGGAAATAGCCGTAGTTTTCAGTAAAATAAATCAATATTACTTTACAGGAACTATGCAGGATGGAATGCTACTTATTCCAAGAGACAGTGAAGCAACATTCTGGGTACGGCGTAGCTTTGAAAGGGCGACTTATGAATCATTATTTTCACAGATAAAATCCATGAAAAGTTTTCGAGATGCTGCAAAAAGTGTAGATAAACTTCCAGACACAGTTTACCTTGAAACTGAAACAGTCCCATTGGCATTATATGGTCGGTTTCAAAAGCATTTTCCTTTTAAGGATGTTAAACCTGTAGATACCAGTATCGCTGCAGTAAGAGCTGTTAAAAGTGAATATGAACTGAGGTTAATGAGAAAAGCAGGTGAAATCCACCAGCGCGTGCTGGAAGATATAGTTCCAGAGATACTGGTTGAGGGAATGAGCGAAGCAGATCTTGCAGCAGAGCTGTTTAAAGTCATGGTAGATGAAGGATATCAGGGAATAACTCGTTTTGGCATGTTTGATACCGAAATGGTACTTGGCCATATTGGTTTTGGTGAAAGTTCGATCTACCCATCTTATTTTGATGGGGCCAGTGGAAATTACGGGATGGGTCCGGCAGTGCCGCTTCTTGGAAGCCGTGAACGGAAGCTGAAGAAGGGAGATCTGGTATATATTGATATTGGATCCGGAGTAGAAGGCTACAATACAGATAAAACCACGACATACATGTTCGGCAGTTCTCTTCCCCAGTACGCCATAGATATCCACAAAAAATGTGTGGATATACAAAATGAAATAGCAGCAATGCTAAAACCTGGAGCAATTCCATCACAAATTTATAACCACATAATGAACAGTTTAAACGATGATTTTCTACAGAATTTCATGGGATTTGGTAACCGCAAGGTCAAGTTTTTAGGCCATGGAATAGGTTTACTAATCGATGAACTGCCGGTAATAGCAGAAAGATTTGATAGCCCCATTCAAGAAGGAATGACCTTTGCAGTAGAACCCAAAAATGGAATTAAAGATATTGGAATGGTAGGAATTGAAAACACATTTATAGTAACTGCTGCAGGCGGTAAAAGCATCACTGGAAATAACCCCGGCTTAATTCCAGTATTCTAA